In Puniceicoccaceae bacterium, the following are encoded in one genomic region:
- the lpxK gene encoding tetraacyldisaccharide 4'-kinase: MKSRFKDRVDETLRGFEQFTVDVIYDRRQGGKATWFALFLKTLSYLYGSIVASKLFLYNHMVFKNQPLGCLVIVVGNLTVGGTGKTPIVERIAKTLAARGRSVCILSRGYKSKKEPKWKRAWRAITHGKAPEPKVVSNGRQVLLDSRFAGDEPYMLAKNLPGVVVVVDKNRVMAGAYAIKKFGVDTLILDDGFQYLPLKGRLNLVLVDKNNPFGNEELLPRGILREPIRNIRRASYVFITKSDGTDSSALRQQILAHKPDADIIECTHRPTKLSRIDTTEEQELQVLQGRRIACFSGIAVPESFEKFLIDLGADLVLKERFLDHHRLSDYELSSMYDRFSSAGVDWVITTEKDAARLDVGYKPPLTTFYLRLEIDILDGADDFEQAINRICFPKKDKLRPTLVKG; this comes from the coding sequence ATGAAGAGTCGTTTTAAGGATCGAGTTGACGAAACACTCAGGGGCTTCGAGCAATTTACGGTTGATGTGATTTACGACCGGCGTCAAGGCGGAAAAGCGACATGGTTCGCACTTTTTCTCAAAACTTTGTCCTATCTTTACGGCTCCATTGTCGCTTCTAAATTGTTTTTGTACAACCACATGGTGTTCAAGAATCAGCCGTTGGGCTGTCTCGTGATTGTGGTGGGCAACCTCACGGTTGGAGGCACGGGAAAGACTCCGATTGTGGAGCGAATTGCGAAGACCCTCGCCGCGCGCGGGCGTTCGGTATGCATTCTGAGCAGGGGTTACAAGAGCAAGAAGGAACCCAAATGGAAGCGGGCCTGGAGAGCGATAACGCATGGCAAGGCTCCCGAACCCAAGGTGGTGAGCAACGGTCGCCAGGTGCTGCTGGATTCGCGCTTTGCCGGGGATGAACCCTACATGCTGGCAAAGAACCTTCCGGGTGTGGTGGTTGTCGTCGACAAGAACCGTGTGATGGCGGGTGCGTATGCCATCAAGAAATTTGGTGTGGACACGCTTATCCTGGACGACGGGTTTCAGTACCTGCCGCTCAAGGGCAGATTGAATCTGGTGCTTGTGGATAAAAACAATCCATTCGGCAATGAGGAACTCCTGCCACGAGGCATCTTGCGTGAGCCGATTCGCAACATTCGGCGTGCATCTTATGTCTTCATCACCAAATCGGACGGGACTGATTCGAGTGCCCTGCGTCAGCAGATCCTCGCCCACAAACCTGATGCCGACATCATCGAATGCACGCATCGACCGACGAAGCTCTCCCGGATCGACACGACGGAGGAGCAGGAATTGCAGGTGTTGCAAGGTCGCAGGATTGCGTGTTTCAGCGGCATCGCGGTGCCCGAGAGTTTTGAGAAGTTTCTTATCGATCTTGGAGCTGACCTGGTGCTGAAGGAACGGTTTCTGGATCACCATCGCCTGTCAGACTATGAACTCTCCAGCATGTATGATCGCTTTTCCAGTGCGGGTGTTGATTGGGTGATCACCACCGAAAAAGATGCTGCGAGGCTTGATGTGGGCTATAAACCTCCTCTGACGACCTTTTACCTGCGGCTTGAGATCGACATCCTTGACGGAGCCGACGATTTTGAGCAGGCGATCAATCGCATTTGCTTCCCCAAAAAAGACAAATTGAGACCCACACTGGTGAAGGGATGA
- a CDS encoding nucleoside monophosphate kinase — MERFDPKPNDTVKNEAIKSHEDVEIKDAALIFNSVWKKLLAQHGEENMSFPKEIFWLNGAPGSGKGTNTRFIMDTRSITADPIVVSSLLKTPAARELIDRGKLVGDREVTEMVFDELLKPENQKGVIVDGYPRTQVQVDCLKMLYVRLNELRSKYLGTDHSQRFRRPNFHIVVLFIDEKESVRRQRKRGEEMIAHNQKVEASGVGTLYEIRKTDLSEATALGRYNTFKSITYEALKSLREEFYYHYIDAYGTIDEVRSRILDELEYQSSLELDEATNDRISVIPVAQQLVAHARQDLVSRLDNYERHHQDLFAEVVRLIDENFMPIIIRHAISGMAIVNSEDRLFRDALALAMLIDIFSERGYHAVADIHKVEVPIRIDPQTHRIENTVKRIYRFTIRFQGTEIRRTR, encoded by the coding sequence ATGGAACGTTTTGACCCTAAGCCCAACGACACTGTGAAGAACGAAGCAATCAAGTCACACGAGGATGTAGAGATCAAGGATGCCGCCCTGATCTTCAACTCGGTATGGAAAAAACTCCTGGCCCAGCACGGAGAGGAAAACATGAGTTTTCCAAAGGAGATTTTCTGGCTCAACGGAGCACCGGGATCCGGCAAAGGAACCAATACCCGCTTCATCATGGACACGCGCTCCATCACAGCCGATCCTATTGTCGTGAGCAGTCTGTTGAAGACGCCGGCGGCTCGAGAGTTGATTGATCGCGGAAAACTCGTTGGGGATCGTGAAGTGACCGAGATGGTCTTTGACGAGCTGCTCAAACCGGAGAACCAGAAGGGCGTGATCGTGGATGGTTATCCGCGCACCCAGGTGCAGGTGGACTGCCTCAAAATGCTCTACGTACGTCTGAATGAGCTGCGCTCCAAATACTTGGGCACCGATCATTCTCAACGCTTCCGTCGACCCAATTTTCACATCGTTGTCCTGTTTATCGATGAGAAGGAGAGTGTGCGGCGTCAGCGCAAGCGCGGTGAAGAAATGATCGCGCACAACCAGAAAGTGGAAGCCTCAGGAGTCGGCACACTTTACGAAATTCGTAAAACCGACCTGTCGGAAGCAACTGCACTGGGTCGATACAATACCTTCAAGTCGATCACGTATGAAGCCCTGAAGTCGCTTCGTGAGGAGTTTTATTATCACTACATCGATGCCTATGGGACGATTGATGAGGTGCGTTCCCGCATTCTGGACGAACTCGAGTATCAAAGTTCGCTTGAGCTAGACGAAGCTACGAATGATCGCATTTCGGTGATTCCCGTTGCTCAGCAATTGGTGGCGCATGCGCGTCAGGATCTCGTCAGTCGTCTCGACAATTATGAGCGGCATCACCAGGATCTGTTTGCAGAAGTGGTGCGCTTGATTGATGAAAATTTCATGCCGATCATCATTCGCCATGCGATTTCCGGCATGGCCATCGTGAATTCGGAGGATCGACTCTTTCGGGATGCTTTGGCACTGGCCATGTTGATCGATATTTTTTCAGAGCGTGGTTACCATGCTGTTGCCGATATTCACAAGGTGGAGGTGCCGATCCGCATCGATCCGCAAACCCATCGCATTGAAAACACCGTCAAGCGTATCTATCGATTTACGATTCGTTTCCAGGGGACCGAAATCCGTCGCACCCGCTGA
- a CDS encoding RluA family pseudouridine synthase yields MSSHASSAYTSFLEQTASCASGKERVDRYLSVLFPELNRSQLQRALRDGRVSVNGRVILKKQGILPGDVIRILLQPEPSAVPHAVPIPLDVRYEDEFIIVVNKPAGMVTHPGSGTGDDTLVHALLHHCNGQLSMLNGEDRPGIAHRLDKDTSGLLVAAKTDDALRTLIESFRNRQPDKRYLAICSGVPSTQSGICDGAISRHPVHRLRMAVLAQGKAAQTDWQLLAQSDNGQFCLLECKIHTGRTHQIRVHLSHMGHCIVGDRLYGFRPGNLKHLNLLAERPLLHSWSLSLKHPSSGEWLSFCAAPPDDFSPWIAALNLRDRDLAERLSSRE; encoded by the coding sequence ATGAGTTCGCATGCCAGTTCAGCTTACACTTCCTTTCTTGAGCAGACTGCCAGTTGCGCCAGTGGAAAGGAACGCGTTGACCGCTACTTGTCTGTGCTTTTCCCGGAGCTGAACCGCTCCCAACTGCAGCGGGCGCTGAGGGATGGGCGAGTCAGCGTGAACGGGAGAGTGATCCTGAAAAAACAGGGCATTTTGCCTGGAGATGTGATTCGCATTCTCCTGCAGCCAGAACCTTCAGCAGTTCCCCATGCCGTGCCCATTCCACTGGATGTGCGTTACGAAGATGAGTTCATCATTGTGGTGAACAAACCTGCGGGCATGGTCACTCATCCGGGCAGTGGAACGGGCGATGATACGTTGGTTCATGCATTGCTGCATCATTGTAACGGCCAGCTCAGCATGCTCAATGGTGAAGATCGTCCGGGCATCGCTCATCGCCTGGACAAGGATACTTCGGGCTTGCTGGTTGCTGCCAAAACCGATGATGCCCTGAGGACTCTCATCGAGTCCTTTCGAAACCGACAGCCAGACAAGCGCTACCTTGCCATTTGCAGCGGAGTCCCGTCGACCCAATCGGGCATCTGTGACGGTGCAATCAGCCGCCACCCGGTTCATCGCCTGCGCATGGCAGTTCTGGCACAAGGCAAAGCAGCGCAGACCGATTGGCAGTTACTGGCGCAGAGTGATAACGGTCAGTTTTGCCTGCTGGAGTGCAAAATCCATACGGGACGGACACATCAGATCCGCGTGCATCTCAGCCACATGGGACACTGCATCGTCGGCGACAGGCTCTACGGGTTTCGTCCGGGGAATTTGAAGCACCTGAACCTGCTTGCGGAACGCCCATTGCTGCATTCCTGGAGTCTTTCACTGAAGCATCCGTCATCGGGTGAATGGTTGTCCTTCTGTGCAGCACCTCCTGATGACTTCAGCCCGTGGATTGCTGCTCTGAATCTACGGGATCGCGATCTCGCTGAGCGGCTGTCGTCTCGAGAATAA
- a CDS encoding PAS domain-containing protein — protein sequence MFSLLAASSIESLVHNNLALFAMGHLGLVLILLVFFFNMGSNKAPKEPRERDEDAFDYATEDGSLFKSNTEGSIPLDALKSPETTDANADALDEPIVFNSQIREQEMPPEAPHDSNEGDTLTLDESDPEHESADATSDSDDSTADRDSEPESEEDHNRRKLERISTILDSAPAGPLMLINREERILDLNAEASELFQYQKQDIEDRKIDEIIFLEEQDSSDSDADGLQKAKGHRKDGSHFPVEVELEMADREFGIIMVRLQPFLNEVIGAPQPAAETSIPEPEPTPAPEAAPQPSAEKLKLAREDESPEPPTATPVRSKPLPPPPRPKNRGNSLALQSGGAVTSTGKALDSKTIEMFSSQLGQPLQSIAQLAQLIASDEKAIPHLKKYAVAIQAKSNRILSQIEEMSMLVSAQTSEIAMQEHPFNLGNLMSNLVSLASNVSGEEGSKIRFDRGENDLIVISDEEYFEKALSNLINITLNSAENQEIELVVQSEVTQSSGDPAKTVTFNGQQLKIQSQRRLTISTRFPGDEHSHRFFDASINRPESPLVQKLQSSSSLKNHMASIRLMKELARNLGGKLRFVETDAQVGEMQLIVELPCVEVAAYPA from the coding sequence ATGTTCAGTTTGCTCGCTGCCAGTTCTATAGAATCCCTGGTTCACAACAATCTGGCACTCTTCGCCATGGGGCACCTGGGACTGGTGCTGATCCTGCTTGTGTTCTTCTTCAACATGGGTTCGAACAAGGCACCGAAAGAACCCAGGGAGCGAGATGAAGATGCGTTTGATTATGCAACCGAAGATGGTTCGCTTTTTAAGTCGAACACGGAGGGATCGATTCCGCTCGATGCGCTGAAATCGCCTGAAACAACCGATGCGAACGCGGATGCGCTTGACGAACCCATCGTCTTCAACTCCCAAATTCGCGAGCAGGAAATGCCTCCGGAGGCACCACACGACAGCAACGAAGGCGATACGCTCACCCTCGACGAGTCCGATCCGGAGCATGAGTCGGCTGATGCAACATCCGATTCTGATGATTCCACAGCTGATCGTGATTCCGAACCGGAAAGCGAAGAGGATCACAACCGGCGCAAACTGGAACGCATTTCCACCATTCTGGATTCGGCACCTGCCGGTCCGCTCATGCTGATCAATCGGGAAGAACGCATTCTCGATCTGAACGCAGAAGCGAGCGAGCTCTTTCAATACCAGAAACAAGACATCGAGGATCGAAAGATTGATGAAATCATCTTTCTCGAGGAACAGGACTCCTCCGATTCCGACGCGGATGGACTTCAAAAAGCCAAAGGCCACCGCAAAGACGGTTCCCATTTTCCCGTGGAAGTGGAACTGGAGATGGCAGACCGCGAGTTTGGCATCATCATGGTTCGGCTCCAGCCATTCCTGAATGAGGTCATTGGCGCACCCCAACCCGCCGCCGAAACTTCCATCCCAGAACCCGAGCCGACACCCGCTCCCGAAGCAGCACCCCAGCCTTCCGCCGAAAAACTCAAACTCGCCCGGGAAGATGAGTCGCCAGAACCACCAACTGCAACACCTGTGCGCAGTAAGCCGCTTCCGCCTCCACCGCGTCCCAAAAACCGCGGAAATTCCCTGGCCCTCCAGTCGGGCGGCGCCGTTACTTCAACGGGCAAAGCACTCGACTCCAAAACCATCGAGATGTTTTCATCGCAGCTGGGTCAACCCTTACAGTCGATCGCGCAGCTTGCGCAACTCATTGCCTCGGACGAAAAGGCAATTCCACACCTGAAAAAGTATGCCGTGGCGATTCAGGCCAAGAGCAACCGCATCCTTTCACAGATCGAAGAAATGTCGATGCTGGTGAGTGCTCAGACTTCCGAAATTGCGATGCAGGAACACCCGTTCAACCTTGGCAACCTGATGAGCAATCTCGTCAGCCTTGCGAGCAATGTCAGCGGAGAGGAAGGTTCTAAAATCCGCTTTGATCGCGGCGAAAACGACCTCATCGTCATTTCTGATGAAGAGTATTTTGAGAAGGCCTTGAGCAACCTGATCAACATCACCCTGAATAGTGCGGAAAATCAGGAAATCGAATTGGTCGTTCAATCGGAAGTCACCCAATCTTCTGGTGATCCGGCAAAAACCGTCACATTCAACGGGCAGCAGCTCAAAATTCAGAGTCAGCGGCGTCTGACCATCAGTACACGCTTCCCCGGTGACGAGCACTCCCATCGCTTTTTCGATGCTTCCATCAACCGTCCTGAAAGTCCACTGGTCCAAAAACTGCAATCGAGCAGCTCCCTCAAAAACCACATGGCCAGTATCCGTCTGATGAAGGAATTGGCCCGCAACCTGGGCGGAAAGCTGCGCTTCGTGGAAACCGATGCACAGGTCGGAGAAATGCAGCTCATCGTCGAATTGCCCTGCGTAGAGGTGGCCGCATACCCTGCCTGA
- the panD gene encoding aspartate 1-decarboxylase, with protein sequence MQVQLLKSKILRATVTDVHMDYEGSLAIDSELMEKVGLFSGEKILVANFSTGERFETYAIPAQAGSKIFSINGAAARKGMVGDLLVIMSFAWIDAGEAATWRPRTITLADQNHRIIKAV encoded by the coding sequence ATGCAAGTTCAATTGTTAAAATCCAAAATACTCCGTGCAACCGTGACGGATGTACACATGGATTATGAAGGTAGCCTCGCAATCGATTCCGAACTGATGGAGAAGGTGGGCCTGTTCTCGGGGGAGAAAATTCTGGTCGCCAATTTCAGCACCGGAGAGCGTTTCGAAACCTACGCCATTCCCGCTCAGGCAGGTTCAAAAATTTTCTCGATTAACGGTGCAGCAGCACGCAAAGGAATGGTCGGTGATCTGCTCGTGATCATGTCCTTTGCCTGGATCGATGCTGGCGAAGCTGCAACCTGGCGTCCGCGTACCATCACGCTTGCGGACCAAAATCATCGAATCATCAAAGCCGTCTGA
- the lexA gene encoding transcriptional repressor LexA: protein MKGITKRQREMLNFIQSFLRENGYWPSIRDIQHHFEFASTNAVMGHLRALERKGILSRIPGQARTFRFADQEIDFPGQPKAMLDIPIYGSIAAGYPDRVEASGEIGRLQIDIETAGIRPGQNTFALKVRGDSMIDVGILDGDTVVIQPGIARDGDIVAALIDGETTLKRYIQKPGATPYLKAENESYPELYPLTELLIQGICKAVIRNL from the coding sequence ATGAAGGGTATCACGAAGCGCCAACGGGAAATGCTCAATTTCATTCAGTCATTCTTGCGCGAGAATGGGTATTGGCCGAGCATTCGGGACATTCAGCACCATTTTGAGTTTGCAAGCACGAATGCCGTGATGGGACATCTGCGCGCACTCGAACGCAAGGGCATCCTCAGCCGCATTCCGGGTCAGGCCCGAACATTTCGTTTTGCGGATCAGGAGATTGATTTTCCCGGGCAGCCCAAGGCCATGCTCGACATTCCGATCTATGGGTCCATTGCCGCAGGGTATCCCGACCGTGTTGAAGCATCAGGTGAAATTGGTCGTCTGCAGATTGACATCGAAACGGCAGGCATTCGTCCAGGGCAGAACACCTTTGCTCTCAAAGTGCGTGGGGACAGCATGATCGATGTGGGAATTCTCGATGGCGATACGGTTGTCATTCAACCCGGGATTGCACGGGACGGAGACATTGTTGCTGCATTAATTGACGGGGAAACCACATTGAAGCGTTACATCCAGAAACCCGGAGCAACCCCTTACCTGAAGGCTGAGAATGAATCCTACCCGGAACTCTACCCGTTGACCGAGCTACTGATTCAGGGGATTTGCAAAGCTGTGATTCGCAATCTTTGA
- a CDS encoding alanine--glyoxylate aminotransferase family protein, protein MSVKLFIPGPIAVSEKTFRAMATPMIGHRSADFVNLYRSIQPGLQELLDTQDPVFLSTSSAWGIMEGAVNNVTQKKVLNCMCGAFSDKWNDVSLRNGLQADKLQVEWGDPILPEQLDKALSSGEYDTVTLVHNETSTGVMNPLEEIADVLKKYPDVITIVDTVSSFSAVPIHKDDLGIDIIITGSQKALAMPPGLALISVSQKALDRAASQQHRGYYFDLLEFLDNHQKGMTPSTPSISLIYALQSKLEDIAQEGLQARYARHANNNQLVHDWVRSEGFDFFAKQGYRSKSLTCVANTREVDIAKLNQLLKSEFQMVIDGGYGKIKGKTFRISNMGDETEATLSELLNNLSTLLARIS, encoded by the coding sequence GTGAGTGTCAAACTGTTCATTCCCGGACCCATCGCCGTCTCTGAAAAGACGTTTCGTGCGATGGCCACACCCATGATCGGCCACCGTTCGGCCGATTTTGTCAATCTGTACCGATCCATCCAGCCCGGACTTCAAGAGCTGCTCGATACGCAGGACCCGGTCTTCCTATCGACCAGCAGTGCCTGGGGCATCATGGAAGGCGCGGTCAACAACGTCACGCAAAAGAAGGTGCTCAACTGCATGTGCGGTGCGTTTTCGGACAAGTGGAACGACGTTTCACTGCGCAACGGTTTGCAGGCAGACAAACTTCAGGTCGAATGGGGAGATCCCATCCTTCCCGAACAGCTGGACAAGGCTTTGAGTTCTGGTGAATACGACACTGTGACCCTGGTGCATAACGAAACGTCGACCGGGGTCATGAACCCGCTGGAAGAGATCGCCGATGTGCTGAAGAAATATCCCGATGTGATTACCATCGTGGATACGGTCAGTTCATTTTCCGCAGTGCCCATTCACAAGGACGATCTCGGTATCGACATCATCATCACCGGCTCGCAGAAAGCACTTGCAATGCCTCCCGGACTGGCCCTGATCAGTGTTTCCCAGAAGGCACTTGACCGAGCCGCAAGCCAACAGCACCGGGGATACTATTTCGATTTGCTTGAATTTCTGGACAATCACCAGAAAGGCATGACTCCCAGCACGCCCAGCATTTCCTTGATTTACGCGCTGCAATCCAAACTCGAGGACATCGCACAGGAGGGCCTGCAGGCACGCTATGCCCGGCACGCCAACAACAACCAGCTGGTCCACGACTGGGTGCGTTCTGAAGGATTTGATTTTTTTGCAAAACAGGGCTACCGCTCCAAGTCCCTTACCTGCGTGGCAAATACCCGTGAGGTCGACATCGCCAAACTCAACCAGCTTCTCAAGAGCGAGTTTCAAATGGTCATCGACGGAGGATACGGAAAGATCAAAGGGAAAACGTTCCGCATCTCCAACATGGGAGACGAAACCGAGGCAACCCTGTCCGAACTGCTCAATAATCTCTCGACGCTGCTTGCCCGGATCTCGTAA
- a CDS encoding 3-deoxy-D-manno-octulosonic acid transferase, with protein sequence MIWIYRLLFPVLFLVGLPFYLFRMLRRGGYGNMLAGRFGWYRIPKPSPEKRRVWLQAVSVGEMLAIEGLLERLCSVPNLELILSTTTSTGFKLAGEKYGSKVLAVIPFPLDFWPVVCGAWRRIQPDVCVITEAELWPEHLHEARRRGVPLILINARLSDKSFRRMKRAMALQPLFYHAVSHIAAASELDAERILELGYPAEQLSITGNLKFDVADGVSLSMEQRSKLLDTLWQDENPVPAPFTLIGASTWPGEERLLLDAVCTLSQQHGLAVRLILTPRHAERRAELRSLLQNYGDAFSWQFRSRPEWKSESAKQGCPVVHVADTTGELKFLLQVADVAVIGRSFPPHTEGQTPIEAAALGIPVVYGPSLSNFRAICRALEAEGGACRILEPASLSTTLAELLQDMDRRQALSQSARRVFKRSRGSTERTFQRVMSYF encoded by the coding sequence ATGATTTGGATCTATCGACTCCTCTTCCCTGTCCTGTTTCTGGTGGGACTTCCGTTCTACCTTTTTCGCATGCTTCGTCGCGGTGGATACGGGAATATGCTGGCTGGAAGGTTCGGGTGGTACCGCATCCCGAAACCCAGTCCGGAGAAGCGCCGGGTCTGGCTGCAGGCTGTGAGTGTGGGTGAGATGCTCGCGATTGAAGGGTTGTTGGAACGGCTGTGCTCTGTGCCAAATCTGGAACTCATCCTGTCCACAACGACCAGCACCGGATTCAAACTGGCCGGGGAAAAATATGGCTCGAAAGTACTGGCGGTGATCCCGTTTCCACTCGATTTCTGGCCTGTTGTGTGTGGAGCCTGGCGACGCATTCAACCCGATGTGTGCGTGATTACTGAAGCTGAACTGTGGCCTGAGCATTTGCACGAGGCGCGCAGGCGCGGTGTTCCGCTCATCCTCATCAATGCGCGCCTGTCGGACAAGAGCTTTCGCCGCATGAAACGTGCGATGGCGTTGCAACCGTTGTTCTACCATGCCGTTTCCCACATTGCTGCGGCGTCCGAGTTGGACGCCGAGCGCATTCTTGAACTCGGTTATCCGGCTGAGCAATTGTCGATAACGGGCAACCTCAAGTTTGATGTGGCAGATGGAGTCTCACTCTCGATGGAGCAGCGTTCTAAACTTCTCGATACCCTGTGGCAGGATGAAAACCCGGTGCCAGCTCCATTTACCCTCATCGGAGCGTCAACCTGGCCCGGAGAGGAGCGTCTGCTGCTCGATGCCGTCTGTACACTCTCCCAGCAGCATGGACTGGCGGTTCGCCTGATTCTAACTCCACGCCACGCTGAACGTCGTGCGGAGTTGCGTTCCCTGCTGCAGAACTATGGTGATGCCTTTTCCTGGCAGTTTCGGAGTCGACCGGAGTGGAAGTCAGAATCGGCGAAGCAGGGATGTCCTGTGGTGCATGTGGCGGACACGACTGGTGAGTTGAAATTCCTGTTGCAAGTGGCGGATGTGGCGGTGATTGGCCGCAGCTTCCCCCCGCACACCGAAGGTCAGACCCCGATCGAAGCCGCTGCCCTCGGAATCCCGGTTGTGTATGGCCCGTCCCTGAGTAACTTTCGTGCAATCTGTCGCGCGCTCGAGGCGGAAGGAGGAGCTTGTCGCATTCTGGAACCGGCATCTCTCAGCACGACGCTCGCAGAATTGCTGCAAGACATGGATCGACGTCAGGCCCTCAGCCAGTCGGCCAGAAGGGTGTTTAAGCGCAGCCGTGGCAGCACGGAACGAACGTTTCAGCGGGTGATGTCGTATTTTTAG